GTTGCGACCCACCACACCGCTTCGGTTACATCTTCCGGCGTCAGGGCTTGCGTATTCTCATAAGCTTTGTCCGCTTTGACGTCATCACCTTTAAAGCGCACGTTAGAGAATTCGGTTCCGCCTACCAGACCGGGTTCAATATCGGTCACGCGAACGGCGGTGCCGTGAAGGTCGGCGCGCAGATTCAGACTAAACTGGCGAACAAAAGCCTTCGTCGCGCCGTAAACGTTACCGCCAGCATAAGGCCAGCTACCAGCGACTGAACCGATGTTGACGATATGACCGCGGTTACGTTCCACCATACCAGGCAGAACCGCACGGGTCATGTACACCAGCCCTTTATTGTTGGTGTCAATCATATCTTCCCAGTCTTCAACGCTGGCTTTGTGTGCGGGTTCGAGCCCCAGCGCCAGTCCGGCGTTATTAACCAGAACGTCAATGGCTTGCCACTCCGCGGGCAGCTCGGCGATCATCTCTTCGATAGCCGCGCGATTACGCACGTCCAACTGCGCGGTATAAATGCTCTCGCCCAGCTCATCCTTCAGCGTCTTCAGGCGCTCTTCGCGACGCCCGGTGGCAATGACTTTGTGACCGTTAGCGACAAAACGGCGAGTAATACTTTCACCAAAACCTGCTGTTGCTCCGGTAACCAGGATAATCATCTTACTGTTCCTCAACGCTTTTTGTGTCTTTATACCATAGCACGCGATATCGGTGACGGGTAATGGAAATCGTCGGACAACATTTGGCGTGCGGGGGAATCATTGCGATCAATCAATGAGTTGCCTAATCTTACAGAATAATTGTGTTCAGGAGATGATGATGTTGGACAACAACCCTTTTTTAAGCGTCAGCCTGCTACCTTACCAGGCGCCGCGTTTTGATTTGATTTCAGATAGCCATTACCGCCCGGCCTTTGATGAAGGCGTACGGCGTCAACGTGAAGAGATTAGCGCGATCGTTAATAACCCGGTTCCGGCGGATTTTACCAATACGCTGGTGGCTCTGGAGCAGAGCGGGCAGCTGCTGGCGCGGGTGACAAGCGTCTTCTTTGCTATGGCTGGAGCGGATACCAACCCAATAATTCAGGAACTGGATGAGCAGTTTTCTGCCGAACTGGCTGAATTGGGCAACAATATCTGGCTCAATGAAGCGCTGTTTGAGCGTGTAAAACAGGTTTGGCAGCAGCGTGGTTCTCTCTCTCTGGACGCTGAATCCATGCGTTTGCTTGAGGTGACCTGGCAACGTTTCACCCTCGCAGGCGCAACGTTGGCAGAAGAGCAAAAAACGGTGCTGCGGGCGCTGAATACGGAAGCTGCGACCCTGCAAAGTCAGTTTCAGCAACGTCTGTTGGCGGCGGTGAAGTCCGGTGGTCTGGTGGTAGATTACGCCCATCAACTGGAAGGGCTTAGTGAGGATGAAATAAGCGCAGCGGCAGAAGCGGCGCAGGAGAAAGGCTTAAAGGACCGCTGGTTGCTTGCGCTGCTTAATACGACTCAGCAGCCCGCGCTGCTTTCCCTGCAGGACAGGCAGACGCGAGAAAACCTGTTCTCTGCGGGTTGGACGCGTAACCAAAAGGGCGATGCTAATGATACCCGCGAGCTGGTATTGCGGCTCGCGGAGCTCCGGGCCCGTAAAGCGCAACTGCTTGGGACCGCTGATTATGCCAGCTGGTCGATGGCTGACCAGATGGCCAGAACCCCTGAGCAGGCTTATGCCTTTATGCGGCGGATCGCCCCTGCGGCGCGAGCCAGAGCCGAGCAGGAGCTGGCGGATATTCAGCAGGTTGTCGATAATGAAGGCGGCGATTTTCAGGCTGCGGCCTGGGACTGGCTCTACTATGGCGAGCAGGTGCGCCGGGCGAAGTTTACTATCGACGAAGCGCAGCTAAAGCCGTATTTCTCCCTCGACCGCGTCCTGCGCGACGGCGTGTTCTGGGCCGCTTCTCAGCTGTTTTGCATCCGCTTTGTTGAGCGCTTTGATATCCCGGTTTATCACCCAGATGTGCAGGTATGGGAAATTTTTGACGCAAATGGTGAGGGGATTGCGCTGTTTTATGGTGACTTTTTCGCCCGCGATAGCAAAAGCGGCGGGGCGTGGATGGGCGTTTTTGTTGAGCAATCAACTTTGCGCGCGCAGCATCCGGTCATCTACAACGTTTGTAACTATCAGAAACCCAAGGCTGGCCACAGCGCATTGCTGTCGTGGGATGAGGTGATTACGTTATTCCACGAGTTTGGTCACACGCTGCACGGCCTGTTTGCCAGCCAGCGGTATGCCAGCCTCTCAGGCACGAATACGCCGCGTGATTTTGTTGAGTTCCCGTCACAGATTTTTGAACACTGGGCCAGCGAACCGCAGGTATTCGCCCACTATGCGCGGCATCATCAAACCGGTAAAGCCATGCCGGAAGCGTTACGTGATAGCATGTTCCGGGCGGCGAAGTTTAATAAAGGTTACGACATGAGCGAGCTGCTCGCGGCGGCGCTGCTGGATATGCACTGGCACAGCGTGTCGACGGAAACGCTGCCGCAGGATGTTGATACCTTCGAAGCGACGGCGCTGCAAGCGGAGAAGATGGACCTTTCCGCCGTGCCGCCGCGTTATCGCAGCAGTTACTTCTCACATATTTTCGGCGGCGGCTACGCCGCAGGTTATTACGCCTACTTGTGGACGCAGATGCTGGCGGACGATGGCTATCAGTGGTTTGTTGAGCAGGGCGGTCTGACGCGCGAAAACGGCCAACGCTTTCGCGAGGCGATTTTGTCGCGCGGCAATAGCACTGATTTAGCTGAACTGTATCGGCAGTGGCGCGGGCACGATCCTAAAATCGAACCGATGCTGGAAAATCGCGGGCTGAACGTTTTATAGTCGGTTTTGTAAGCCGGGTAAGGCGCTAGCCGCCACCCGGCAGAAATACGAGAACAGTAACAAAAACCGGTTTGTTTATCGTTTGAAACTCCGGGTAGGACTATTTCCGCTGATAAACATTGGCAAAATGTGAATTACCACATCAAATCGTCGGGCACTTTAAAATCAGCATACGGATCATCTTCATCCTGCTCTTCCTGACTCAGCGCGCTGTTTAAAACAATACTGTTTGCATCTCGCTGCGCGATTTTATCGGCCACGATCGCGGGGATAATTGCGTATTCACTCTCGCCACTGCCATCAATAACCAAACGCGCAATGGCGAGACGGCCGTTAATCAGCTGAGTTTGCGTTGTCTTATCCACAACAACTTTTTTAATTAAGTTGTTATCCGTGAAGTTAAAATCAATATTGCCTTTTGCAATGACGATTTTGTTCATTTCAATGAGCTGCTTCACCTGAGCTTTATACTCTTTAGATAAAACAGCTTGTTTTTGTTGTTCGCTTAGCTGTTTATCACGCTCAAGCTGCGCTTTTTTATTTTCTTCCACAGCCTCTCTTGCTTCGCGAGCCTGAACTCGGGATTTCTTCGCTGTTCTCTGGACCTTAGCCATCTTTTTGCTGGTGACTAGTCCTGCTTTTAGCATCTGTTCTTGTAAGGTGAGTTTTGTCATCTTCGCTTCTAAACCCGTTGAAAAATTTTTGCGATTATACCTGTAATTTTAGCTGATGTGTCAGTGCGCGGGGATGACGTTGCGATACGGTCAGATCGAGGTGGACCTGGTGAACCATTCAGTACAAACATGGAATGCATAAAAAATCACATAAAGTGGTTTATTTTTGTTATAAATGCATCTTTGGTGGTTTTTTATGGAGAGCGAAGATGATTGTCAGAACCTGGCACGGCTGTGTTCCTGTTGATTTTGGTGAAGCGTTTGCAGACCATTTGCAGGCAACCGGCGTGCAACATTCGGCGGGTATCCCTGGAAACGCGGGAGCGTTTGTCAGGCGAGAAACTCAGGGAGAATGGGAACACTTCTTTCTGGCGACTTACTGGGAGGATCTGGATGCGGTCAAAGCGTTCGCTGGTGAGAATTACCATGTGGCGGTAACCTACCCTGATGATGAGCAATTCCAGCTCCTGTCCGATCCCTATGTCTTCCAGTTTGATGTGGCGAACGTCGTGGCGATTTGAGTGGGTAAAGCACAAAAAATTAAGGCCCGAAGGCCTTAATCTTACTTACGTCCAGCCAGTAAACCAATGACCAGCCCGATGGCACCGGCGGCCAGCAATCCGGTAAGCGGGTTTTCTTTGACTCGCTCCGAAACTTCGGAGACCGCATCTGACGCCTGGGCCGCGTATTTACGCGCTGCGCCTTTCAACTGATGCTTAGGCGAATCTACCGCATCACCAAATTGCTGTTGGGCTTCCCCGGCAATTTCGTTGACTTTGTTACCGACCTTGTCCGCCAGATTTTGCGCGTCGTTTTCATAATCTTGTGATGACATGTGATTCTCCTTTCGTTTGACTCATTCAAGTCTAGTGGCTGACGGAAGAAGTTCAAATGCACAGGCCGCTGCGGCTGTATTCCAGGATTTTTCCAAAGACCGGATGAGTTACACGCTGCCGTGCTTTTTCAATATGCCTTTGTCGTCAAAGATAAACATAATCGACTGCCCAAGTCCGTTCTGGCAGACAACGCCATCGGCGTTGGTTTTATCGGTGATACCCTGGCACTCCATATTGCTGACGTAAGGACGAATCTGGCATTTTAGCGTTTTGCCATCTTCAATAATCAGTTGTTTAGATTCGCTGAGCTCATTTGCCGCAGGCGCCGGGCAGGTGCCTTCACCCCAGTTAACGCCATGGTGCCTGTCAAACGCCGAGCAGCCCTGCAATAGCGCCGCCCCTGCCAGAAAAAGCATCAGATAGTGTTTCTTCATTATATAACCCCGGTTGTTGTTTTCCGCTTCAGTATAGGAAACAACCTCGCCATAAAGCCTTCGCC
This Klebsiella sp. RHBSTW-00484 DNA region includes the following protein-coding sequences:
- a CDS encoding DUF883 family protein, which codes for MSSQDYENDAQNLADKVGNKVNEIAGEAQQQFGDAVDSPKHQLKGAARKYAAQASDAVSEVSERVKENPLTGLLAAGAIGLVIGLLAGRK
- the dcp gene encoding peptidyl-dipeptidase Dcp; translated protein: MLDNNPFLSVSLLPYQAPRFDLISDSHYRPAFDEGVRRQREEISAIVNNPVPADFTNTLVALEQSGQLLARVTSVFFAMAGADTNPIIQELDEQFSAELAELGNNIWLNEALFERVKQVWQQRGSLSLDAESMRLLEVTWQRFTLAGATLAEEQKTVLRALNTEAATLQSQFQQRLLAAVKSGGLVVDYAHQLEGLSEDEISAAAEAAQEKGLKDRWLLALLNTTQQPALLSLQDRQTRENLFSAGWTRNQKGDANDTRELVLRLAELRARKAQLLGTADYASWSMADQMARTPEQAYAFMRRIAPAARARAEQELADIQQVVDNEGGDFQAAAWDWLYYGEQVRRAKFTIDEAQLKPYFSLDRVLRDGVFWAASQLFCIRFVERFDIPVYHPDVQVWEIFDANGEGIALFYGDFFARDSKSGGAWMGVFVEQSTLRAQHPVIYNVCNYQKPKAGHSALLSWDEVITLFHEFGHTLHGLFASQRYASLSGTNTPRDFVEFPSQIFEHWASEPQVFAHYARHHQTGKAMPEALRDSMFRAAKFNKGYDMSELLAAALLDMHWHSVSTETLPQDVDTFEATALQAEKMDLSAVPPRYRSSYFSHIFGGGYAAGYYAYLWTQMLADDGYQWFVEQGGLTRENGQRFREAILSRGNSTDLAELYRQWRGHDPKIEPMLENRGLNVL
- the ydfG gene encoding bifunctional NADP-dependent 3-hydroxy acid dehydrogenase/3-hydroxypropionate dehydrogenase YdfG; this encodes MIILVTGATAGFGESITRRFVANGHKVIATGRREERLKTLKDELGESIYTAQLDVRNRAAIEEMIAELPAEWQAIDVLVNNAGLALGLEPAHKASVEDWEDMIDTNNKGLVYMTRAVLPGMVERNRGHIVNIGSVAGSWPYAGGNVYGATKAFVRQFSLNLRADLHGTAVRVTDIEPGLVGGTEFSNVRFKGDDVKADKAYENTQALTPEDVTEAVWWVATLPKHVNINTLEMMPVSQSFAGLNVHRQG
- a CDS encoding DUF2058 domain-containing protein, translated to MTKLTLQEQMLKAGLVTSKKMAKVQRTAKKSRVQAREAREAVEENKKAQLERDKQLSEQQKQAVLSKEYKAQVKQLIEMNKIVIAKGNIDFNFTDNNLIKKVVVDKTTQTQLINGRLAIARLVIDGSGESEYAIIPAIVADKIAQRDANSIVLNSALSQEEQDEDDPYADFKVPDDLMW